DNA sequence from the Bacillota bacterium genome:
GCCGCATGTTCCCATGATTCACCATCACGTTGTGCGAATACGCACAGCGGCTCCGGTTACACTAGTCGCGGCGGATAGGGTAAGACGTGAAGCTCCCGTTGTTTCCGGAAGGAAACCTTTGTTTCACGCACCTATCCGCTCCACGTTGTGTGGGGCTGGCGCCCGGGTCCCGCTCACCAGGCTCTCCCTACCGGGCGAACTTCCGTACTACCCTCACGAGGTCATCCAAAGCGTCCTCCCCGCCATCCCCCTCGCGGGCATTCCGGATGCACTCGCGTGTGTGGTTCTCTAGCATCAGAATGCCAGCACTGTAGAGGGCGGTCTTCACAGCAGCAAACTGGTCGAGGACCTCGGCACAAGGCCTCTCCTCTG
Encoded proteins:
- a CDS encoding metal-sensitive transcriptional regulator, which encodes MRPDKETVLRRLRRIEGQVKGLQRMVAEERPCAEVLDQFAAVKTALYSAGILMLENHTRECIRNAREGDGGEDALDDLVRVVRKFAR